Below is a window of Streptomyces genisteinicus DNA.
CGGAGTCATCGTCGCCCGGCTCGGCCGCAGCGGGTCGAGCCTCGTCAAGTCCGTCAGCCGGGGCGGACGGGAGATCGCCGCGAACGGGCGCCTGGTCCTGCTGCGGCAGGGCGAGATCGAGGACGGCGACCAGGGCAGGGAGTCGTACGAGCGGTTCGAGAGCACCGTCCTGGCGACCGAGGTCGAGCAGGACGGTCCCGTCCGCGCGGTGGTACGCATCGACGGCAAGCACCGCCGCGGCAACCGCAGCTGGCTGCCCTTCTCCGTGCGCCTCTACTTCTACGCCGGCTCCGAGTCCTTCCGCATGGTGCACACCATCACCTACGACGGCACCCAGGAGCCCGGCAAGGCGAGCGGCGACTTCATCCGGGGGCTCGGCGTCCGCTTCACCGTTCCGATGCGCGACGCGTCGTACGACCGGCACATCCGGATCGGCGGCGACGGCACCGGGCTGCTCAGGGAGGCCGTCAAGGGCATCACCGGTCTGCGGCGCGACCCGGGCGCCGCCGTCCAGGCCGCCCAGTTCGACGGCCGCAAGCTCCCCGACCCCGCGACCTGGGACCAGCGGGTCACCAGCCGGCTCCATCTGATCCCGGAGTGGGGCGACTTCACGCTCAGCCAGCTCTCCGCCGACGGGTTCACCCTGCGCAAGCGCACCAAGAAGGGGCACGGCTGGATCGCCGCGGGCGGCGGCCGCCGCGCCTCCGGCTTCGGCTACGTCGGCGGCGCGAGCGGCGGACTCTCCTTCGGGCTGCGCGACTTCTGGGAGAAGCACCCCGCCGGCCTCGACGTCCGCGACGCCCACACGGACAGGGCCGAGGTCACCCTGTGGCTCTGGTCGCCGGAGGCCCAGCCCATGGACCTGCGCTTCTACCACGACGGCCTCGGCCAGGACACCTTCGCCGAACAGCTCGAAGGCCTGAACATCACCTACGAGGACTACGAGCCCGGCTTCGGCACCCCGTACGGCATCGCCCGCACCAGCGAACTCCTCTTCTGGGCCCACGACACCACCCCCGACGCCGCGCACCTCGCGAAGGAGACGGCCGCGGTGCGCACGCCCCCGCAGCTCGCCGCGCCGCCGTCGCACCTGGTCGCCGCCAAGGTCTTCGGCGGACTCTTCTCCGAGCCCGACCGCTCCACCCCCGCCAGGGAGAGGATCGAGGACCACCTCGACTTCCTGTTCACGTACTACCGCGACCAGGTCGACATGCGCCGCTGGTACGGGTTCTGGGACTACGGCGACATCATGCACAGCTACGACCCGGCACGGCACCAGTGGCGCTACGACGTCGGCGGCTACGCCTGGGACAACTCCGAACTCTCGCCCGACCTCTGGCTCTGGTACGCCTACCTGCGCTCGGGCCGCGCGGACATCTTCCGCTTCGCCGAGGCGATGACCCGCCACACCGGCGAGGTCGACGTCTACCACCTCGGCACCTGGGCGGGGCTCGGCACCCGGCACGGCGTCCAGCACTACGCGGACAGCGCCAAGCAGCAGCGCATCGCCAACACCACCTACCGGCGCTTCTACTACTTCCTCACCGCGGACGAGCGCACCGGCGACCTCATGCACGCCAACGTCGACTCCGACGAGACCTTCCTCGCGCTCGACCCGCTCCGCAAGATCCGCACCGAGCCCTACACCCCCGACCGGCACGCCCTGTCCATCGGCTTCGGCACCGACTGGAGCGGTCTGGTCTCCGCCTGGCTGACCGAGTGGGAGCGCGGCGGCCCGAAGGCCGCGAAGGCGAAGGCGCGGGTCCTGTCCACCATGGAGACGATCGCCGCGCAGCCCAACGGATTCGTCCAGGGCAGCGGCCTCTACGACCTCGACACGGGCCGGTTCGCGGTGGAGACCGAGCCCAAGGTCTCCGTCTCCCACCTCTCGGCCGTCTTCGGGCTGAACGAGCTGTGCGCGGAGCTGATCGACCTCGTCGACATGCCGCGCTTCAAGGAGGCGTACCTCGACTACTGCCGCTACTTCAACGCCACCAAGGCGGAGCAGGCAGCGCGCTACGGGCAGAACTTCGGCTCGCTGATCCTCTTCCAGGGCCATTCGCGGCTCGACGCGTACGCGGCCGCGCAGACCGGTGACGCGAAGCTCGCCCAGCGGGCCTGGGAGAAGTTCTACAACAGCGACGGCTACCGGGAGACGGCGCCCTGGAAGACCGAGGAGGTCGGCGGCCCGGTCACCCTGGTCCCGGGCAGCGAGGCCGACTGGGTGTACACCAACGACACCGCCCTCTACGGCCTGGCGGCCATCGAGAACCTGGCACTGGTGGGGGACCGGATGCCGTGACGGCCCACGCGTGAACGCCCGGCCCACGCGTGAACGCCCGGCCCGCGCGTGAACGCCCGGGCCGCGGGCGGGGAGAACTCCCGCCCGCGGCCCGGGCGTCGTCGTGGGTCGCACCGCGGCCCGTTCACCAGTCCTTCAGGTGCCCCTCGACCGCGTCCCGGTCCAGCTCGCCGTCGGCGACGACGATCCGGTACCGGTAGGAGAAGGCCTCGCCGGGCGGCAGCGCGAACTCCTCGAAGAACGCCCAGGAGAACGCGACCGTCGGCACCGGCCGGGAGCGCACGAACCAGTGGGACGGGTGGGACGCGTCCGCGTTCCGGGGGGAGTGCGCGAAGACCAGGGTGCTGCGCGCGTCCACCTCGTCGTGCACGCCCGTGAACGCGAGCCACCGCCCCTGGGTGCCCATCATGGCGGCCGCACCCTCCTCGCCCGCGCCGCCCGTCCCGTCCGGGCCCAGCACGTCCCCGCCGGCGAAGTCGCGCGGACCCCGCCAGTGCAGGCCGGTGTAGCCGGCGCCGGTGCGTCCCGCGGTGGTCGGCGAGCCGAAGCGCAGCGGCTCGTCGTGGATGTTGGTGAGCGCGATCGTCCAGTCGAGCGCCCAGCTGCCCGCGGCGGTGTCCACCGAGTGCACGGTCAGGGTGCGCCGCTCGCGGGCCCACTCGCGGCCGCCGTTCTCGATCCACGTCAGGTGCTCGCCGATGCCCACCCGGCGGCCGTCGCAGGAGAGGGGTTCGAACCGGTCGTGGCGCATGCGGCCGATGCGTTCGGGGATCGGCAGGTAGCCCTTGCCGTGGACGTAGGAGTTGCCGCCCCAGAAGTTCTGCCCGGACAGATGACTGGCGGTCATCTGGAGTCCCTTGTGCCAGCGGTGGTCATGTGGCCGGTAGCCGGTCACGGTGCGGCCGGACAGGGTGCGCAGCGGGTGCACGTACGGCTTGCGCGACTCGAACGCCTCGGGGTCCGGCCGGTACACGTAGGTCAGCAGCTCCACCCCGGCCGCGGACACCGTGATCCGCTCGCCGGGGGTGTGCGCGGCGGACAGCGGCCCGCTCACGCGCCCGCTCCGTCGGCCGGGGCCCACCCGGGGGCGCCGCCGTGCATCGCCGCGTAGTACGGGTCGCCCGGCACGATCTCCCCGGCGTGGACGGGCCGCCCGGTGAAGGCCGACTTGTAGAGCGCGGCGACGAACTCGACCGTCCGGCGCGCGTCCGCGCCGCTGCCGGGAGGACGGGCCCCCGCCCGCATCGCCGCGAGGACCTCCGACAGCTGGGCCGAGTGCGAGCTGGGCAGGTCCGCGGCGGGCGTCCGCCAGGCGCGCACCCGTGCCTCGTCGGCGGCGGCGTGCGGGGCGGGGGTGTAGACCCAGTCGTCGTTGGTGTGGCCGTACAGATGGGTCAGTTCGAGGGTGGCGTCGGCGCAGTCCACCCGGATCCGGCTGACCTCCTGCGGAGAGACGACGCTGTTGACGACCGTGGCCATGGTGCCGCCGGCGAACCGGACGAGCGCGGTGGAGACGTCCTCACTCTGCACGTCGTGCACCAGCCGGCCGGCCATGGCCCGGATCTCCGTCCAGTCGCCGAGCAGATGCAGCATCAGGTCCATCTGGTGGATGCCGTGTCCCATGGACGGCCCGCCGCCTTCGCTCGCCCAGCGCCCGCGCCACGGGACGGCGTAGTACGCGGCGTCGCGGTACCAGGTGGTCTGGCAGTGGGCGACGAGCGGCCTGCCCAGCGCGCCCGCGGTGAGCAGCTCCCGCGCGTGTGCCGCGCCGGAGCCGTAGCGGTGCTGGAAGATCACGGAGGCGTACGGCCCCGGGCCCCCGTCCCGGGCCTCGGCCGCGGCGACGGCGTCGTACTCGGCGAGCGACAGGACCAGCGGCTTCTCGCAGAGCACCCAGGCGCCCGCCCGCAGCGCGGCCACGGTCTGCTCGCGGTGGAGGGACGGCGGCGTGCCGAGGAGCACCAGATCGGGCCGCGCTTCGGCCAGCATCTCGTCGTACCGGGTCCAGCCCGTGACGCCCGGGCCCGCCGCCGTCAGGAAGCCGTCGAGCATCGCCTGGTCCACATCGACGGCGGCGACGAGTTCGACCTCGTCCGCGTGGTCGGCCAGCGCGGTCAGATGGGAGCCCCGGGCTATCGCTCCGGTGCCGACGACGGCGGCCCGCAGCCGGGCGGGTTGGGGTGGCATGGCGGTGCTCCTCGTGCGTAGAAAGCGCTTGCTGCCACCCTATGGCGCACCTTCGGCGGCGACAACCCTCTCCGGACGCGGCGCCTCACCGGGCGGCTCGGCGTCACCCGTCGTCGGCGGCCCCCCGGGCGGCCGTGCTCCCGTGCGCTGCCGGGCGCGGCATCCCGGGAAGGTGCCCGTCACCGTCACCGTCGCCGAGGGCGAGCCGGGAGACGATCCGGTAGCGGTCGCCCCGGTAGAGGGCCCGTACGTACTCGACCGGGCGGCCGGCGGCGTCCGTCGTGGTCCGGTCGAAGAGCAGGGCCGGGGACAGCTCGGGAACGCCCAGCAGGCCGGCCTCCTCGCGGCTCAGCACGGTCGGTTCGATCGACTGGACCGCGTGCGCGGGGCGGATGCCGTACCGCTCGCGCAGCAGGGCGTGGAAGCCGCTCTCCAGTCCGGCGGCCGTCAGCCCTGGCACCAGCGACCGGGGGATGTGCAGGTGTTCCAGCGCGATCGGGGCGCCGCCGGTCAGGCGCAGCCTGGTCACGTGCACGAGAACGGTGGCGGGGGAGACGTCGAGTCTCCGGCCGATCCGCGCCCCCGCCGGTCCGGTCCGCGACTCCAGCACCCGGCTGGTCCACCCGCCCGTGGCCGCGGCCGCGCCGCCGCCCACCAGTTCCTGGGTGATCTTCGTGGGGGCCACGAACATGCCGCGCCCGTGTTCGCGCACGAGCAGTCCGGTGGCGACGAGTTCGTCCACGGCCGCGCGCAGGGTGGGCCGTGAGACGCCCAGTTCGGCGCAGAGGGTGCGCTCGGACGGGATGGCGTCGCCGGGCGCGCGGCCCTCGATCACGGTGAGCAGATGCTCCCGGACCCGCTCCCGCTTGAGTTCCATCACGCCCCTCCGGTGTCCCCGTGCGACCCGCCCGTCAGTATGCATTCCCCCGCGGGCCGGGGTCCCGCCCCGCCGCCCCGGGGGCCGGGGCCGGGCTTCCGTCGTGCGTGAAGTCCAGCCGGGAGACGATCCGGTAGCGGTCGCCGCGGTAGACGGAGTGGACGTACTCGACGGGGCGGCCCGAGGAATCGCGGGTGAGGCGTTCGATCAGCAGCGCGGGCGAGAGCACCGGGACCCGGAGCAGCGCCGCCTCGGCCTCGCCGACGACGGTCGGCTCCACGGACTGCACGGCCTCCTCCACGCGGACGCCGTGGTTGTCCCGCAGGTGGTCGTAGAGCTCGCCCGCTTCCAGTTCGGCCGTGGCGAGGGGGGCGGGCACCAGCCCGGCGGGGATGTGGAGGTGCTCGATGGCCATGGGGGCGCCGTCCACCAGGCGGAGGCGGGTAATGCAGAGCAGCCCTGCGGCGGGGGACATCTCCAGCTTGCGGCCGATCCGGGCGCCCGCCGGCCGCACCGTGGTCTCCAGCACCGTGCCCGACCACGTGCCGGAGGCACGCGGCACGGTGAAGGCGGCGTCGTCCGGGGCGAGCCGCTGGGTGATCTTGGCCGGGGCGACGAACGTGCCGCGGCCGTGTTCGCGCACGAGCAGTCCGGTGGCGACGAGTTCGTCCACGGCCGCGCGCAGGGTGGGCCGTGAGACCTCCAGTTCGGCGCAGAGGGTGCGTTCGGACGGGACGGGGTCCCCGGGGCGGCGGCCCTCGATCAGGCCGAGCAGATGCTCGCGCACCCTCTCCCGCTTCAGCAGTCCGTCCGAGGAGCCGCCGTTCATGCGGGTCACCCCTCCCACGTCTCTGTTCCGGTCCCCACTGGTCAACTGGTCAAGTGGGGGGATCCGATCCTATCGGTCGCCATCGTCCGCCAACGGGCCTTGTGCAAAGGCATCTTGAGGGCTTGACGCCCTCAATGGTCTATGCCACCTTCGGCTCATCGCACTTGACCAGTTGGCCAACTGGTCAGGTGTGGTGGAGGGGGCCGTCCTCCCCTCGCCGCTCCCCGCCGCCCGTGCGTGACCCCGTCCGGCGTCCGCCCGGACGTCCCGCGAACAGCGCCGCCCCCGTGCCCGCCCCGCGCACGCACCGCCCCGGCCTCCGCCGGGCCGCTCACCCCACCGCCGCCGGCCCGTCCGGCGGCCGCACCGCCTTTCACCCGCCCCCACCCGATGAAAGGAACCTCATGAACGACCGCACACCTCCCGCGGGTCCGCCCCTCGCGCAGGCCCCCGACGGCATGTCACCCGCCGGCCCCCGGCCGCCCAGGACCCTGCGCCTGCGTGCCGCCCTCGCGGCCGCGGCGGTGGCCGGACTCGGCGCGAGCGCGCTCACCGCGCTCCCGGCGGCCGCGGCGTCGGAGTCCGTCAGCGTCCAGTACCGGCAGAGCGCCACGGGCGGAGACCAGGCCGAGCCCTGGCTGAAGGTCCGCAACACCGGCACGTCGTCCGTGTCGCTGAGCCAGGTCAAGCTGCGCTACTGGTTCAAGGCCGAGCCCGGGGCGTCCTACCGCTTCGCCTGCTCCTGGGCCGTCCGCGGCTGCTCCGGCATCACCGGCACGTTCGGCACCGTCGCACAGCCGACCGCCACCGCCGACCGCTACCTGGAGATCGGCTTCACGGCGGCCGCGGGCACGCTCGCCCCCGGCGCGGACACCGGCGACATGCAACTGCGCTTCCACCGGTCCGACTGGCAGCCGCTGAACCAGGCCGACGACTACTCCTTCGCCGCGGACCGCACCGCCTACGCCGACTGGTCCCGGGTCACCGCGTCCGTCGGCGGCGTCCAGGTGTGGGGCACCGCCCCCGCGGGCAGCGGCCCCGGCCCCGATCCGACGGACCCGCCCACCGACCCGCCGTCCGGCGCCACGCTCTTCGACGACTTCGACTACACCGGCCACACCGACCCCGCCGTCGGCGCCCACGGCTGGAGCGTCCGCTCCAACTCCGGCGGCCCCGGGGTCCCCGGCGCCGGGTGGGCGCCCGAGAACGTCACCTTCGCCAAGGAGGGCGCCAACTCGGTGATGAACCTGCGCACCTCGACCGCCGGGACTCCGGAGTCCACGCGCCAGACGGAGATCCTGACCCGGGCCGTGAAGTTCAGGAACGGGACCTACGCCTCCCGCGTCCGCTTCTCCGACGCCCCGCTCTCGGGACCGGACGGCGACCGGGTCGTGCAGACCTTCTTCACCATCAACGACCTCAAGGCGCCCATGGCCGACGACTACGCCGAGTACGACTTCGAGTACCTGCCCAACGGCGGCTGGGGCGAGCCCGCCAACATCCTCTACACCACCTCGTGGGAGACCTACCGGCCCGACCCGTGGGAGGCCGTCAACCAGCACTCTCAGGTGCGGGCCAGTTACGCGGGCTGGCACGACCTCGTGGTCACCATCGACGACACCGCCATCGTCTACTACGTCGACGGCCAGGAGTTCGGCCGCCACGACGCCAGGTACCTCCCCGAGCGGCCCATGTCGATCAACTTCAACCAGTGGCTGATCGACCTCGCGGGCCAGACCTCGACCACGCCCCGCTCGTACGACCAGAAGGTCGACTACGTCCTGCACGTCAAGGACCAGGTCCTCAGCCCGGCCCAGGTGGCGGCGAAGGTCGCCGCCTACCGTGCCGCCGGCACCTCGTTCGAGGACACCGTCCCCGCTCCGTAGCCACCGCCCCCGGGCGGCCGGACTCCCCGGCCGCCCGGCTGGGTACGGGTGAACCGGACGGGCCCCGGACCGGTCCCGCCGACGGCGGATCCCCGGGCGGGACGGACGGAAGGAGCCCCCATGGGCGAGCGGGTGCCGGACACGGCGGCGGAGGCGTTCGACGCGCTGGGAGCCGAGTACGAGCGGGCCTTCGCCGAGCTCCCGGCACGTGACGAGGCGCTCGCCTGGCTGGCGGACCGGCTGCCCGCGGGCGCCCGGGTGCTGGACGTCGGGTGCGGCACCGGCCGGCCGGCGGCCGCCGTGCTCGACGCCGCGGGCTGCGAGGTGACCGGCATCGACGTGTCGGCCGGCATGCTGGCCCTGGCCCGCGCCAGGGTCCCCGGTGCCCGCTTCGAACAGGTCGACGTACGGGAGTTCGAGCCGCCGGCCGGCGGCTACGACGCGGTGGTCGCCCTCTTCTCGCTCCTGCAGATGGGCAGGTCCGACCTCGGCACGGTGCTGGAGCGGATCGCCGGGTGGCTGGTGCCCGGCGGTCACTTCGTGCTGATGACGGTGCCGGGGGACTTCGAGGACCTCCACGTCGACTTCATGGGGCGGCGGATCGTCGTGACCAGCTGGACCGAGGAAGGCTGGGTGCGCGGCCTCCGGGACGCCGGGCTCGACGTCGTCCGGTCGGGGACCAGCGTCCACGTCCCCTCCGAGGGGATGACGGAGGAGCATCTGCTGTGCGTCGCCCGGCGGCCCGCGGAGCTGTCCGCCGGCTGACCGCCCGGCACGTGCCGCACCCGACCGGAACGGGCACGGATCGTCGGGTACGGCGGGGCGCGCCCTTCCTAGGGTGAGCAGCACGAAAGGGAAGGAGGCCGCGGTGCTGGAGCGGCTCAACCAGGCCATGGACCACATCGAGGACCGTCTCGACCAGCGGATCGAGGTGTCGGACCTGGCCCGGATCGCGACGACGTCGGAGTACCACTTCCGGCGCCTGTTCTCGGCGCTGGCGGGCATGCCGCTGTCGGAGTACATCCGGCGCAGGCGCCTCACGGTGGCCGGCGCCGAGGTGCTCTCGGGCGAGGGCACCCTGCTGGACGTCGCGGTCCGCTACGGCTACACCTCGTCCGAGGCCTTCGCCCGCGCCTTCCGCGCATGGCACGGGACCGGACCCGGTGAGGCCAGGCGGACCGGCGCGGCGCTGGAGTCACAGCCCCGGCTCTCCTTCCGTCTCACCGTCGAAGGGAGCAACAGCATGCGATACCGCGTCGTCGAGAAGGACGCCTTCCGCCTGGCCGGCAGGAAGGCCCGCGTCCCCCTGGTGCACGAGGGGATGAACCCGGCGATCGGGGACTTCATCCGCGGCCTCGGCCGGGAGACCGTCGAGCGCATCGGGAGTCTGTCCGACCAGGAGCCGGAGGGCATCGTCTCGGTCAGCGACAAGCTGGACGAGACCCGTGCCGAGGGGACCGAACTGGACTACTGGCACGCGGTGGTGACGGGGGCGGCGGACGTCCCCGGCGACATGGACGTGCTGCCGGTCGCAGCCGGGACCTGGGCGGTGTTCGAGAGCTCGGGCCCGTTCCCGCACACGCTCCAGT
It encodes the following:
- a CDS encoding Tat pathway signal sequence domain protein, which encodes MSPISRRSLLSAATAAGAAAQFSWALGSTTAQAAPAAAPGRPEAVTLGWLESGGLGAAPGTTLGVPWPKGAYPGNQTFALTTADGKQVPVQSWPLAQWPDGSLKWSAHAIGPGTTADTFTLTPGEPTAPARRITVGRDGGAVTVDTGVIVARLGRSGSSLVKSVSRGGREIAANGRLVLLRQGEIEDGDQGRESYERFESTVLATEVEQDGPVRAVVRIDGKHRRGNRSWLPFSVRLYFYAGSESFRMVHTITYDGTQEPGKASGDFIRGLGVRFTVPMRDASYDRHIRIGGDGTGLLREAVKGITGLRRDPGAAVQAAQFDGRKLPDPATWDQRVTSRLHLIPEWGDFTLSQLSADGFTLRKRTKKGHGWIAAGGGRRASGFGYVGGASGGLSFGLRDFWEKHPAGLDVRDAHTDRAEVTLWLWSPEAQPMDLRFYHDGLGQDTFAEQLEGLNITYEDYEPGFGTPYGIARTSELLFWAHDTTPDAAHLAKETAAVRTPPQLAAPPSHLVAAKVFGGLFSEPDRSTPARERIEDHLDFLFTYYRDQVDMRRWYGFWDYGDIMHSYDPARHQWRYDVGGYAWDNSELSPDLWLWYAYLRSGRADIFRFAEAMTRHTGEVDVYHLGTWAGLGTRHGVQHYADSAKQQRIANTTYRRFYYFLTADERTGDLMHANVDSDETFLALDPLRKIRTEPYTPDRHALSIGFGTDWSGLVSAWLTEWERGGPKAAKAKARVLSTMETIAAQPNGFVQGSGLYDLDTGRFAVETEPKVSVSHLSAVFGLNELCAELIDLVDMPRFKEAYLDYCRYFNATKAEQAARYGQNFGSLILFQGHSRLDAYAAAQTGDAKLAQRAWEKFYNSDGYRETAPWKTEEVGGPVTLVPGSEADWVYTNDTALYGLAAIENLALVGDRMP
- a CDS encoding PmoA family protein, with the translated sequence MSGPLSAAHTPGERITVSAAGVELLTYVYRPDPEAFESRKPYVHPLRTLSGRTVTGYRPHDHRWHKGLQMTASHLSGQNFWGGNSYVHGKGYLPIPERIGRMRHDRFEPLSCDGRRVGIGEHLTWIENGGREWARERRTLTVHSVDTAAGSWALDWTIALTNIHDEPLRFGSPTTAGRTGAGYTGLHWRGPRDFAGGDVLGPDGTGGAGEEGAAAMMGTQGRWLAFTGVHDEVDARSTLVFAHSPRNADASHPSHWFVRSRPVPTVAFSWAFFEEFALPPGEAFSYRYRIVVADGELDRDAVEGHLKDW
- a CDS encoding Gfo/Idh/MocA family protein; translation: MPPQPARLRAAVVGTGAIARGSHLTALADHADEVELVAAVDVDQAMLDGFLTAAGPGVTGWTRYDEMLAEARPDLVLLGTPPSLHREQTVAALRAGAWVLCEKPLVLSLAEYDAVAAAEARDGGPGPYASVIFQHRYGSGAAHARELLTAGALGRPLVAHCQTTWYRDAAYYAVPWRGRWASEGGGPSMGHGIHQMDLMLHLLGDWTEIRAMAGRLVHDVQSEDVSTALVRFAGGTMATVVNSVVSPQEVSRIRVDCADATLELTHLYGHTNDDWVYTPAPHAAADEARVRAWRTPAADLPSSHSAQLSEVLAAMRAGARPPGSGADARRTVEFVAALYKSAFTGRPVHAGEIVPGDPYYAAMHGGAPGWAPADGAGA
- a CDS encoding GntR family transcriptional regulator is translated as MELKRERVREHLLTVIEGRAPGDAIPSERTLCAELGVSRPTLRAAVDELVATGLLVREHGRGMFVAPTKITQELVGGGAAAATGGWTSRVLESRTGPAGARIGRRLDVSPATVLVHVTRLRLTGGAPIALEHLHIPRSLVPGLTAAGLESGFHALLRERYGIRPAHAVQSIEPTVLSREEAGLLGVPELSPALLFDRTTTDAAGRPVEYVRALYRGDRYRIVSRLALGDGDGDGHLPGMPRPAAHGSTAARGAADDG
- a CDS encoding GntR family transcriptional regulator; translated protein: MNGGSSDGLLKRERVREHLLGLIEGRRPGDPVPSERTLCAELEVSRPTLRAAVDELVATGLLVREHGRGTFVAPAKITQRLAPDDAAFTVPRASGTWSGTVLETTVRPAGARIGRKLEMSPAAGLLCITRLRLVDGAPMAIEHLHIPAGLVPAPLATAELEAGELYDHLRDNHGVRVEEAVQSVEPTVVGEAEAALLRVPVLSPALLIERLTRDSSGRPVEYVHSVYRGDRYRIVSRLDFTHDGSPAPAPGAAGRDPGPRGNAY
- a CDS encoding cellulose binding domain-containing protein; this encodes MSPAGPRPPRTLRLRAALAAAAVAGLGASALTALPAAAASESVSVQYRQSATGGDQAEPWLKVRNTGTSSVSLSQVKLRYWFKAEPGASYRFACSWAVRGCSGITGTFGTVAQPTATADRYLEIGFTAAAGTLAPGADTGDMQLRFHRSDWQPLNQADDYSFAADRTAYADWSRVTASVGGVQVWGTAPAGSGPGPDPTDPPTDPPSGATLFDDFDYTGHTDPAVGAHGWSVRSNSGGPGVPGAGWAPENVTFAKEGANSVMNLRTSTAGTPESTRQTEILTRAVKFRNGTYASRVRFSDAPLSGPDGDRVVQTFFTINDLKAPMADDYAEYDFEYLPNGGWGEPANILYTTSWETYRPDPWEAVNQHSQVRASYAGWHDLVVTIDDTAIVYYVDGQEFGRHDARYLPERPMSINFNQWLIDLAGQTSTTPRSYDQKVDYVLHVKDQVLSPAQVAAKVAAYRAAGTSFEDTVPAP
- a CDS encoding class I SAM-dependent methyltransferase; this translates as MGERVPDTAAEAFDALGAEYERAFAELPARDEALAWLADRLPAGARVLDVGCGTGRPAAAVLDAAGCEVTGIDVSAGMLALARARVPGARFEQVDVREFEPPAGGYDAVVALFSLLQMGRSDLGTVLERIAGWLVPGGHFVLMTVPGDFEDLHVDFMGRRIVVTSWTEEGWVRGLRDAGLDVVRSGTSVHVPSEGMTEEHLLCVARRPAELSAG
- a CDS encoding AraC family transcriptional regulator, which codes for MLERLNQAMDHIEDRLDQRIEVSDLARIATTSEYHFRRLFSALAGMPLSEYIRRRRLTVAGAEVLSGEGTLLDVAVRYGYTSSEAFARAFRAWHGTGPGEARRTGAALESQPRLSFRLTVEGSNSMRYRVVEKDAFRLAGRKARVPLVHEGMNPAIGDFIRGLGRETVERIGSLSDQEPEGIVSVSDKLDETRAEGTELDYWHAVVTGAADVPGDMDVLPVAAGTWAVFESSGPFPHTLQYLWRDVFTQWFPSNPYRSRPGPEMLRTRLSQDGTHADAELWIPVERTPA